The DNA window aatatgatttacattatattttcaaacatatttttaataagttgactaagatatctttatttaaaaaaaaaaaatatatatatatatatatatatatatatatatacccacAGGAGTTCTTAAGGTACATTGGTTTTGCCACTTGCATACGTTGGGTTTTCTGTTGAGAACGCTGGCTGACCTGTTGCCAAAGAATCTTTGTGAGCATGCCATGGCCCAAATTGAATATAACCCGAGAGAGTGTGTATTTGGGTTTGACCACCAAACAATTtcttaatcaatcaattattcgCAAatgtttaaaagaattttaattaactCCTTCCGTTAGTATCTCTGTTAACAGAGCTAATGAAATATCCTTTAGATAAACTTCAACCTGCCCTTGAAAAATAGATTACTTATCAAACAATTTTcatgtgatttattttaaaactatatataaaaaaaatatttaattttaattcatcaaattaaaaacttgaataaTATTCTCGTTGATATTTTATGTTTGTAATAAGAAGATGGAATATTTTATAGGCATTATGTTTTATGCTTTTATCAATTGCAAttcttcctataaaaaaaacccaacatttccaagaatttttttatattaattaaaaaaatatattttttatatataaaaaaatctagacaCTAATACTAGATTTTATAActaagttatttcttatattaacTTCAacttaaaactattttatttgcTTGTCAATTGCTCCTGTTAAAATCACCTAACAagaagtattattattatttaaaatactgtcgtttctttcttttttttaaagtataattttggttaaaaaatataaaagtttttaaaaattccaataaaaaaaataatcatttgacAATAAAATCGAAAGGTGGGTATTTTTGAGATCTACTCTTTCAAGTTTCTAGCAACCGGAAAACCGTGAAACTTGGGTAGCAGCAAATTCAGCCTTGACCTAACAGGCTGCTGATGTCAGCAAAGAGCACATGCAACTAGTCCACGACAAGAACCTTCTGTTGCTGGGCCCAACAATTTTGAGCCCATCGGACAAAACTCCGAAGTCCGAATATTCCCACTTCTAGAACATTAAGACTCCCACGCTCATTAAGAAAGTGCGCTATACCTTCCTCTTAACGCCTCTCCCCCATAGATAAACAACCCCCCAAGACTGAATCCAAATGCCACAAAATCGCGtgaattttgctttttaaaatcaGCGGCTAATACAAGGGCTTTTCAAAATTCCAATCAGCGGCTTCAAACCAAGCTAATTGTTTCTTTCGTTTtgcccaagaaaaaaaaactgttcacgTGACCTAACTCCCTCGCCACGCACCtactcttcctcttcctttatATGACCCTCAATTAGCAGCCACTCTCCTCACTAATATCTCCGTTTAAGTTTATCCCTCAAATCTCCCCTCTTAATTCTAAATCTCTCTGTTTCCGGTTACTATCAACAACAATGggtaataattataaaaatgtctCTTCGTTACACTGTTTTCGTTTGATTTTCACGTCgttttggttttcattttcatctgATCTGATTtcgtttttcttatttttgtttaattaacagCATGTGATAAGAAGATTAAGATCGGTATCAACGGTAATTTTCCTGATCTCaaacatgtatttattttttagttgctggtaaaaggaagaaaacattCAGTTATTAacgttaaataaaataaaatggtcataGGATTTGGAAGGATCGGTCGTTTGGTTGCTAGAGTTGCTCTTCAAAGAGATGACGTGGAACTTGTTGCTATTAATGATCCTTTTATCACTACTGACTACATGgtaactatttatttatttatttttatttttgctgttgttttcagttttcttttgttgctaatgatttatttttttggggggtcTGCAGACATATATGTTCAAATATGATACAGTTCACGGTCGCTGGAAGCACAGTGAGCTCAAGGTTAAGGATGAGAAGACCCTTCTCTTTGGTGAGAAGGCAGTCGCTGTTTTTGGCATCAGGTAAAGAAAAAATACTGTAgatattaatagaaaaatttGTGTATCTTGCTGTTATTTtactgggatttttttttatgtttattcttatttctttctgattATTGGTAGGAACCCAGAGGAGATCCCATGGGCTAAAGCCGGTGCTGAGTTTGTCGTTGAGTCCACTGGAGTTTTCACAGACAAGGACAAGGCTGCTGCTCATTTGaaggtttcttttctttgcattaATTTAACACAAGATCCATCGAGAATGTATTGAATTATAAATCTGATATTTGATTATAGTGTTTTTATAacgtaataaataaataatttgttggTTCAGGGTGGTGCCAAGAAGGTTGTTATCTCCGCCCCAAGCAAAGATGCACCTATGTTTGTTGTGGGTGTAAATGAGAAGCAGTACACTCCAGATCTTGACATTGTTTCCAATGCTAGCTGCACTACCAACTGTCTTGCCCCCTTGGCCAAGGTATTTATCTATTTCGATGAGTTCTTTTAACTAAATGTAGGTAATGGGCggattatttatttactaataaTCATCTTTGCCCCTTGATTTACAGGTTATCCATGACAGGTTTGGAATTGTTGAGGGTCTTATGACTACAGTTCACGCGATTACTGGTGAGCTTAGCTTCATGTTATATCCTGATTTATCTTGTTGCTCTCTTTGCATTTGGATTTGAAAGTTAGTCCTCTGATGCTCTGCATCCATGTTATTCAGCCACTCAGAAAACTGTTGATGGTCCATCAATGAAGGACTGGAGAGGTGGAAGGGCCGCTTCCTTCAATATCATTCCTAGCAGCACTGGGGCTGCCAAGGTATGCTTTTTTTGGGGGGAGCATCATTGTTTGTTTATAGTTTATTGCTATGTTTATGCACCTACGGCCGGACCttattcttcttccttctttgtcAAATCTCATAGGCTGTTGGAAAGGTTCTGCCAGCACTTAATGGAAAATTGACTGGAATGTCCTTCCGTGTTCCTACTGTGGATGTCTCTGTTGTTGACCTCACCGTCAGGCTTGAGAAGAAGGCAACATACGAGGCTATCAAATCTGCTATCAAGTAAGTGCTTGTTAGAATGATCTTCTAGTCAGAATCTTCTAGcttatttatattctgaatttatttgtttaccTTGATGATCTCCAGGGAGGAGTCTGAGAATAACCTCAAGGGTATTCTGGGTTACGTTGAAGAGGATGTGGTGTCTACTGACTTCATTGGTGACAGCAGGTAAAGGAAAAGGCTGTGATGTTGTCATCGGAGACCATGTGGATTGTGCTGGCCTGAATACGTGCTTTCTCTGCATTTCCTCTAATGGTTGTGCTTTTTGCAGGTCAAGCATATTCGATGCCAAGGCTGGAATTGCTTTGAACGATAACTTCGTCAAACTTGTCTCTTGGTATGACAATGAATGGGGCTACAGGTACATTTCTTCCTTCCTTTCCCGATTTATAGCATCCATGGTACCTTTGCAATTGTCTCCTCCAAAAGGTTTGAAGGATGTGCAGCTGATACATGATTCCAATTTTTGCAGTTCACGCGTGATTGACTTGATAGCTCACATGGCCAAGACTCAAGCTTGAAGCTGAAGCATGGATGACGAGTTGAGGCGCCTTTTTTCCTATTTTGTGGTTTATGAGTCCAAGGTTTTGGATGATGTGCGAagcttgaaatttaaaataaacaattgaatctgatttttgttttggatagTAAGCTAGGGATTTACCACAGTTTTATCTGTTTAGATACAAAAAATCAGAcggtttgttttcttgtttatccTATGTATTTCCCGCTCTCTCTCCTCTACCACTGGTTGGCTTTCTCATCCTGGGGGTGCCCATGGGATGCTTCGATCATGAGAAGAGAAGTATTGCAAAAATAggtcaaattttgttttatttttgttttatttcctagttcaaaataaatgttgaataaTGTTGAATTAATTCTATAGTTTTTGGCATAGCTATAAATTTTGTTGCATCTCAATACATTTATGGGAGAATCGGCTAGAattgggttttagggtttaggcgGATGGAGTTGAATTTCAACCCCtattcaatttgctttttagtttttttagttttttaaaaaaattgtattaaattgatataattttagatatttttaaataattttaatataatatatcaaaaacaaaaaaaaaaaaaaagtagccaCTATTCACTCAGATCCCGTAACATTAGGATCTTTTTGAAATTGTATCGTGCGgtgcatttaaaaaatattttttattttaaaatatattaaaataaatttttattttattttgatattaaacatattcaattaattaaaaaaaaaactaaaaaggcaaagaaaatattaatttagattttttaaaaaaactaaatgtatttttaaaatgtacactttatatgttgaaaatatattaaaatctaaaaatctaaaaaattaattttagaaatgtcattctGTTTCCTATTTGTTGTGATTAAGAATTATCCATATTGttgctaaaatttaaatgtttttaatatttttaaaatttaatattaaaattaattttaaaaaataacaagataaagtaaaataaaatttaaaaagtaatttgtggttgtaattgtgtttttttaatttttaatttttatttgtttaaaattaatttttttatgttttcaaatttttttttatatatgatattaaaaataaataaaaataatattattttaatatacttttaaataaaaaatattttaaactaaacGTTAGTACATTCacaaatatatctttaatgATTCTCTGTTTTGTTTGTCTTATGTAATGTTTACTTGTTTCAAATTGCCAGCAGACGACATACAATCACACGAGCTCAAACTTCAAGCTAAAATTGAAGTGAATGTCTTGGCTCTGTAtgcaataataattttgatatatatagcTTTTCAAGGTTAACTTcgaattataaaacaaaaggatacCTAGTTTTCTCAAccccttttttaattaaatgaattacTTACGACTTAattactctctctctcatgAGAATTTTATTCGCCCTAATTTTTACCCCATTATTCGTTTCtacttgtgtttttaatttggtaaATCAATccttcttttttgaatttcattcaattacttatttgtgttttttcaattaggtaaatagctgattttttttcaagtctccATATTAAATCGAACCAAATTGGttaagaaagtaaataaataaaatcccagTGCTAccctaagaagaaaaaaaattaaaagcaataaaaacttaaaaaggaaataaatcaaCAATTAATTCAAATCTGAGCGTTTGAAAATGTGGTtatacttatatttttaaaaatattaatttgctttcactaaaaattaatttttatatgtttggattgttttgatgcgttgatttcataaataatttttaaaaaaataaaaaaaaatattattttaatatatttcagcacggaaagcactttgaaaaacaataacaactacTTTACAATAAAACTCACGATATATGTTCATTTAAATCAAAGGACCTATTACAAATTTGGTAATAATACAATGATAAAATTTGTCCTagaatttgtttaaatttaaaattttaatttatattttaagaacCTGTGTAATATTATtctctttgatttattttgattttttattccaatTCTATCTACATAACCTAATTATTTGTATTTGGGTTGCTAACTCAATGGTAGAGTGCTCGGCTTTTAAGTGCGGCTAACAACTTTTACACATTTGTACGAAGAAAGGAATTCGTCCATATCATCGGTATTATTTGTAAGACCACGACTGATCCTGAAAGAAATGAATGGAAAAAGCAGCATGTCGTATCAATGAAGAATTCTGAGAATATTTAATTCTTACCAGATCGGCTCCAAACAAACCTTGTTTGAATTCTTGGTgcgtaacataaaaaaaaatgaattcaaattcaaagttGGGGTTGGGTCGAGTTAATAAATGGACAAAGCTCCACGACTCAAATTATAGGGAAATAAAAAAGCAACGAGCTCCTGTTCttaatttgaatgatttttCGATGTAACTAGACGTTAAAAATAGATTAGTGCCTAGTGCGGGAAAagctttttcttattataataacaattattttttaaaatagtttttacttagaaatatattaaaataatatatattttattttttaaagtttagttTTAACACCAGcacatcaaaaaaatctaaaattactaaaaataattaattcaaaataaaaattaaaaaaaatttcaaacctttttaaaaatacttttataatataaaaacaaacatttttaaaaataaaaaacctgccACGCACAATAATAATGAGCCGGGCCCAAATCAAATCTTAACAAGGCTCAGTCAGCCCAACCCTACTCGGAAATTGCTGGGGGTCTTTTTTGCTTCTGAAACCCCAAGCTCTTGCTCGCCGAAGGTGAAATTGCAGCCGAATAGCATCATCATCTAACACCACAGACCAGCGCCGGAGTTCCCCTGCAGAAGCTAGCTCAGGTGTTGCTAGCGGTTCAGCTCTTCATTTTTTCGGGTACCCATTCTCTTCTACTTGTTTTTAGTGGtcgtaattttattaaaaatcaagacCAATGAACAGGGTACAAGTACTAAGAAGCTGTCTTGGAAACGCCCGTGTAGTTTTTAGTCGTGCTAATTATTGCTCTCTTGctgtatcttcttcttcttcttcttcgtgcGTTTCTCCTCCTCAATTACCTTCCGTGCTTACAAGCACGACTGTATTTGATTACCAAGATAACTGTCTAGACTCTAGAAATCAGTCGACTGTTAACTTAGTCGCTGCCAAAGCTCGTGTAGGAAGCAGTCCTGATGAGATTCTTCTGTCTTTGGCGCACGAACAAGTGTGCGATAACATTGAGGTTTCTAATGATCTTGTTGACAAATTGCTCCTCCGCTTTAAGGATGATTGGAAATCTGCTTTGGGTGTTTTTAGATGGGCTGGATTACGCCCTGGCTACAAACATAGACCCGAGGCATATGATATGATGGTGGACATTCTGGGGAAAATGAAACAAATGGATCAAATGAGGGAGTTATTAGAGGAAATGAATCGAAATCATCTAGTTACACTTAACACTGTGGGTAAGGCTATGAGAAGGTTTTCGGGGGCAGGAAAATGGGAAGATGCTGTGAAGATGTTTGACGAGTTAGGAACATTTGGTTTGGAGAAGAATACGGAGTCTATGAACTTGTTGCTTGACACACTTTGCAAGGAGGGCAAAGTTGAGCAGGCCCGTGCTATCTTCTTGGAGCTTAAATCACACATTTTGCCTAATGCTCACacatttaacatttttattcatGGTTGGTGTAAAGCCAATCTAGTTGATGAAGCACACTGGACTCTCCAAGAGATGAAAGGGCATGCTTTTCGACCTTGTGTAATCAGCTACTCTACCATCATCCTATTCTATTGCCGCCAATACAATTTTTCTAAGGTCTATGAGCTCCTTGATGAAATGGAAGTGCAAGGGTGCCCGCCAAATGTTGTTACTTACACCACCATCATTGTTTTTCTGGCCAAGTCACAGAATACTGAGGAGGCTTTACAACTAACTCAGAGAATGAAGTCAGCCGGATGTAAACCTGATACACcttttttcaattctttgatttatatattaggGAGAGCTGGCCGATTTCAGGAGGCTGTTGATGTTTTTGAGAAGGAGATGCCAAATGCCGGGGTCTCCCATGACACATCTTCTTATAATTCCATGATTGCTATGCTCTGTCATCATGGTCATGTATCAAAGGCCCTTAGTCTTCTCAGGGAGATGGAAACATCTGCACTTTTCAAACTTGATGGTCAGACATTCTACCCATTGCTTAAGTCATGCCTTAGAACTGGAGACATGAATTTGTTGAGTCAATTATTGGATGACATGGTGAAAAAGCATCAACTAAGTCTTGATAGATCAGCCTATGCTCTTTTAATTCATGGCCTTTGCAGAGCAAACAAATGCGAGTGGGCTTACCATCTGTTTGAGGAAATGATCAGTAAAGATATAGTACCGAAATATCGAACATGTCATATGCTTTTGGAGGAGGTCAAACTGAAGAGTATGTATGATATTGCTGAGAAAATTGaagatttcatgaaaaaattataagctTCCCTGGTGAACTTAttctaattttctctttttcttaaaCTTATTTGTCTCCCATAGCATGCAGTGTACTGATACATGGCATTTTGGCATTTTCTCACTactttattcattttcttaaaaaaaaaaaaaaaaaaaaaaaaaatgcttggcGGGTTGAGTTCATGTTTTGCACTTGTGCTGTCTACAATTGGATTTTCTGTCACTGGTAATCTAACCAGGGTTTGGTCGTGATTGTGAAGGTCATTTTCCTGATAGTTAATGAAATCAAACAGTGAGACATGAGATTCAAAGCAAATTGAAAATGAGTCCCCAAAGATGAACACATTAGTGAAATAAGTTATTGTGTCCtataatgaagaaaataatatgataaatacGTTAGATACACCAGTTCAAATTTCAATATGATCAATATCTTGTTAAGAACCCAACTGTATTTTTGTTAGGTATCATTAGAAGCTAATCATAACACCAATGCATTTGTCTTTGTTTCTCTTGCTATGTTTCACTTACTCTCTATGCTTCAAGTCTTTATCTTTGTATGATTCATTGAATTCAAATCTCATAGAAACAGATGCAAACAATAAACTCTCCATTTATGCCATgttattccaaataaaaaaataaaagcaaattgaGGGCAGACTGTAAAATTTTAGATGCCATTAGCCTCgcaaaataatttaacttcATTTCTCACATAAAATGATCATGAATCAGTCAATTAAGTTACTGGCTGCAGCTATTACTTATTAAGGCACTTGCAAGTGTGGCAATGTCTAGAGCAAGAGGGGTTCCTGAGGTCCTAAAGGCTATAAATCCATATGCAAAATTTCACTGTGATTCCTTATTCCTGTATCCTTGACGATAAACAAGGAATGATCTTCCCTTGCGATATTAGCTACTTGATTAGCCACCTGTTTTTTCTGCAGCAAGAAGCGTTATGAAGCTGGCAACCTGCTTGACATGTGATGCAAACAAACTCTGTTTCGGACAAGCACCTGCCATAATTCTGTGAGAGTTATTAGCAGATGCTTACATTCACCGATCATGAGTGCATCTTTGTCCAATTGAAGTATTTTTGTGTGAAATTTTCCTTATTtgtgcttatttgaaaataatgcaAGATAGACTTGAAGAAATACTGctcttgttttcttgatttcacAATGAGATGTTTTAGGGAACAGATTTGATATTTGAAttcttttattcaatatttccTGCCCCAAGCAATATTCAAGAGAATGCAGCTGACCATATATATGTCATTTCTTAGTTGCTTCCCAGCTGCCATTTGCATACGAGTCTTGCATTGTGCTAGTGAATGTGATATGAACATGATGTCTTAAGATTGCTCTATTTcgcatatgtttttttttctttgccaaATTCATATGGACACTCCCTGCACTATAAGTTATCTTGAAAAAGACACTCGTTTTTTCCAACAAACTTGTTGTGAATGTTTAGACACTCTTATGAAAGCATAATTGCAGTATAGTTCAAATTTAAAAggtatttacttcaaatttaaTGACTATTTTAGGTAATTTGGGGCCACCCCTTCTGTGAGGTTAATGCATCGTGACAATGATTAGTGATGAAagcaaaaggagagagagaaagtgacTTTTATTGATTCCCTGCAAAGCTGCAAAGCCAGCTGTATTACTACCATTGACTGCAGTACTGAGTACATTAAAGTAGTGACTTAGAGTTCTTAAGTTTGATATTCTGGGCACCTTTGGTTTTAGTTCTATAATACCGTAGTTCATGCTTTCTAGTAAGTTGCGATGCCTAGGTGATGATTACTAGTCAGTTAGATCCCATAGTTTGAATTCTCCAATTTTGATCACGATTTAGGTCTTTTTGGCTCTTGGTGGGAATACCACAAGTAACGAAAAATGGGTTGGAGGCAAGATTTCCCGTGAAAACAGAATATGCTAATGGCGACTGCTGATTTTGCCTTAAACTGTGGACAGTGAAGGAGTGAAGATACAAATTCAACCTCGCCtctgcattttttttgtttggaggtTAAACATAGTTGAAGGTTATACATTTTAATAAAGATCCCAGATGACATGACTTGACTCCTCTCTTTGAATCCAGTAAGTTTCGAATGATTTGGTACATTGCAAACCTGGACCTTTACTGTTTCGGTGCTTGCGTTCTATTATGTATCTTTGTTTGACTTTTGGTGCAGATTGGAGGAAGCATCACATAATCTTGTCTGTGTGCTCAGATAACCCTAAAGAATTGTAAGAAAATCATATATCGTGATCCGATGTTGCTGGTAAGTGATGAGAagtaaaacaaaaccaagaagCGACGGCATGGGCCCAGGCATTTGCTTCCACGAGGATGTCCATTGTCCCCGTAGAACATGAAGCCAACCATGGGCAACACGGGCCAGTTTTCGAGTATTTTACAAGGCAAGACCTTTACATTTTTTCtcacaatattttaaagcatCAATCTCCCAGAGCAAGGCTTCCCTTTTGTACAGGGAGGAACTAAAAGCAATTAATAAAGAGCCCAGTTCATGACCAGGACTTCTTTCAGAAATGCAACCACTTGAGCAACAAGGTTTGCTCATGAGAGGTTGGTAAAACGACACATGATAGGTTCAACAGGGTGCAAAATATTTACACGGCCTGGTTTAAATACTTGAGGGTCGACTCAGTGAGCGGGCAGTACCAAGAAGTGATCGAGGGTAGTAACAAAAAATAcagttattttaaaacaaaaaaatacttaaaaaaataataattattatttttttaattttcaataccCAAAGATCATGAATTGAACATGAATTTTCCACATCCATTATAAGAAATTGTCAAATTTAGCAgctcataaattttattaaaaaaataatataaattatattttaattttacttaataGATTAAGATTTTGGATTAAATTGGTTCTTTTAACATGatactaaaattttaattttaattatcaaatgatcatgagtttgaatcttatatttttatttatttaataaaaatcaagtacaaGATAATATGAGTCTGTACA is part of the Populus alba chromosome 10, ASM523922v2, whole genome shotgun sequence genome and encodes:
- the LOC118048822 gene encoding glyceraldehyde-3-phosphate dehydrogenase GAPC1, cytosolic; the protein is MACDKKIKIGINGFGRIGRLVARVALQRDDVELVAINDPFITTDYMTYMFKYDTVHGRWKHSELKVKDEKTLLFGEKAVAVFGIRNPEEIPWAKAGAEFVVESTGVFTDKDKAAAHLKGGAKKVVISAPSKDAPMFVVGVNEKQYTPDLDIVSNASCTTNCLAPLAKVIHDRFGIVEGLMTTVHAITATQKTVDGPSMKDWRGGRAASFNIIPSSTGAAKAVGKVLPALNGKLTGMSFRVPTVDVSVVDLTVRLEKKATYEAIKSAIKEESENNLKGILGYVEEDVVSTDFIGDSRSSIFDAKAGIALNDNFVKLVSWYDNEWGYSSRVIDLIAHMAKTQA
- the LOC118048821 gene encoding uncharacterized protein isoform X2, which encodes MNRVQVLRSCLGNARVVFSRANYCSLAVSSSSSSSCVSPPQLPSVLTSTTVFDYQDNCLDSRNQSTVNLVAAKARVGSSPDEILLSLAHEQVCDNIEVSNDLVDKLLLRFKDDWKSALGVFRWAGLRPGYKHRPEAYDMMVDILGKMKQMDQMRELLEEMNRNHLVTLNTVGKAMRRFSGAGKWEDAVKMFDELGTFGLEKNTESMNLLLDTLCKEGKVEQARAIFLELKSHILPNAHTFNIFIHGWCKANLVDEAHWTLQEMKGHAFRPCVISYSTIILFYCRQYNFSKVYELLDEMEVQGCPPNVVTYTTIIVFLAKSQNTEEALQLTQRMKSAGCKPDTPFFNSLIYILGRAGRFQEAVDVFEKEMPNAGVSHDTSSYNSMIAMLCHHGHVSKALSLLREMETSALFKLDGQTFYPLLKSCLRTGDMNLLSQLLDDMVKKHQLSLDRSAYALLIHGLCRANKCEWAYHLFEEMISKDIVPKYRTCHMLLEEVKLKTRSVMKLATCLTCDANKLCFGQAPAIILEGVKIQIQPRLCIFFVWRLNIVEGYTF
- the LOC118048821 gene encoding uncharacterized protein isoform X1; the protein is MNRVQVLRSCLGNARVVFSRANYCSLAVSSSSSSSCVSPPQLPSVLTSTTVFDYQDNCLDSRNQSTVNLVAAKARVGSSPDEILLSLAHEQVCDNIEVSNDLVDKLLLRFKDDWKSALGVFRWAGLRPGYKHRPEAYDMMVDILGKMKQMDQMRELLEEMNRNHLVTLNTVGKAMRRFSGAGKWEDAVKMFDELGTFGLEKNTESMNLLLDTLCKEGKVEQARAIFLELKSHILPNAHTFNIFIHGWCKANLVDEAHWTLQEMKGHAFRPCVISYSTIILFYCRQYNFSKVYELLDEMEVQGCPPNVVTYTTIIVFLAKSQNTEEALQLTQRMKSAGCKPDTPFFNSLIYILGRAGRFQEAVDVFEKEMPNAGVSHDTSSYNSMIAMLCHHGHVSKALSLLREMETSALFKLDGQTFYPLLKSCLRTGDMNLLSQLLDDMVKKHQLSLDRSAYALLIHGLCRANKCEWAYHLFEEMISKDIVPKYRTCHMLLEEVKLKTRSVMKLATCLTCDANKLCFGQAPAIILSFWLLVGIPQVTKNGLEARFPVKTEYANGDC
- the LOC118048821 gene encoding uncharacterized protein isoform X3 → MNRVQVLRSCLGNARVVFSRANYCSLAVSSSSSSSCVSPPQLPSVLTSTTVFDYQDNCLDSRNQSTVNLVAAKARVGSSPDEILLSLAHEQVCDNIEVSNDLVDKLLLRFKDDWKSALGVFRWAGLRPGYKHRPEAYDMMVDILGKMKQMDQMRELLEEMNRNHLVTLNTVGKAMRRFSGAGKWEDAVKMFDELGTFGLEKNTESMNLLLDTLCKEGKVEQARAIFLELKSHILPNAHTFNIFIHGWCKANLVDEAHWTLQEMKGHAFRPCVISYSTIILFYCRQYNFSKVYELLDEMEVQGCPPNVVTYTTIIVFLAKSQNTEEALQLTQRMKSAGCKPDTPFFNSLIYILGRAGRFQEAVDVFEKEMPNAGVSHDTSSYNSMIAMLCHHGHVSKALSLLREMETSALFKLDGQTFYPLLKSCLRTGDMNLLSQLLDDMVKKHQLSLDRSAYALLIHGLCRANKCEWAYHLFEEMISKDIVPKYRTCHMLLEEVKLKTRSVMKLATCLTCDANKLCFGQAPAIIL